The proteins below come from a single Chiloscyllium punctatum isolate Juve2018m chromosome 18, sChiPun1.3, whole genome shotgun sequence genomic window:
- the mb gene encoding myoglobin: MSDWENVNTVWSAVEPNITTVGQNILLRLFKEHPDTKALFPKFKDIPLEQLGNNEDLRKHGTTVLRALGNIFRQKGNHSVNVKELADTHINKHKIPPYNFTLITNVASVVLTEMYPGEMTKPMQDSFSKVFKIICSDLEQLYKAANFQG; the protein is encoded by the exons ATGAGTGACTGGGAGAATGTCAATACGGTCTGGAGTGCGGTGGAGCCAAACATAACGACTGTCGGGCAGAATATTCTACTGCG atTATTCAAGGAACACCCAGACACCAAAGCCCTTTTCCCCAAGTTTAAGGATATCCCTCTGGAACAGCTGGGGAACAATGAGGACCTTCGCAAACATGGAACCACCGTTCTCCGGGCTCTTGGCAATATTTTTAGACAGAAGGGAAACCATAGTGTCAATGTGAAGGAACTTGCAGATACTCATATCAACAAACACAAAATCCCACCTTATAACTTCACT TTAATCACCAATGTTGCTTCGGTCGTCTTAACTGAGATGTACCCAGGTGAAATGACTAAACCGATGCAGGATTCGTTCTcgaaggttttcaaaatcatctgCTCTGACCTCGAGCAATTGTACAAGGCGGCTAACTTCCAAGGTTAA